In Gammaproteobacteria bacterium, one genomic interval encodes:
- a CDS encoding type II toxin-antitoxin system RelE/ParE family toxin, translating to MYQTVAEMPEYIKQASNSMDEASRESFINYIAQNPLDGDLIPETGGARKIRWTSNQYQGKRGGARIIYYYYNQHMPIFLFTAYAKNERANLTKEEKKMLKTIIKSIVKIYGGTHHE from the coding sequence ATGTACCAAACGGTTGCCGAAATGCCAGAATATATCAAACAAGCAAGCAACTCTATGGATGAAGCTTCAAGAGAAAGCTTTATTAATTACATTGCACAAAACCCTCTTGATGGCGACTTGATACCTGAAACTGGTGGCGCACGTAAAATACGATGGACAAGCAATCAATATCAAGGAAAGCGCGGAGGCGCCAGAATTATTTATTACTATTATAACCAGCATATGCCCATTTTTTTATTTACTGCATATGCTAAAAACGAAAGAGCTAACTTAACAAAAGAAGAAAAAAAGATGCTAAAGACGATAATAAAATCTATCGTAAAAATATACGGAGGAACACATCATGAGTAA
- a CDS encoding helix-turn-helix domain-containing protein, which yields MSKIGESLLRGAQEALEYAKGNKKLSKTHRINIPEKIDVSAIREELDMSQDVFAANFGLKKRTVEKWEQSQRKPTDAARAYLTVIARDPQAVRAALSRSSASVHSRASTKRTHHKAKT from the coding sequence ATGAGTAAAATTGGCGAAAGCTTATTAAGGGGCGCTCAAGAAGCTTTAGAATATGCTAAAGGCAATAAAAAACTATCTAAGACTCATCGAATAAACATACCTGAGAAAATAGATGTGAGTGCCATTCGCGAAGAATTAGATATGTCACAAGATGTATTTGCAGCAAATTTTGGCCTTAAAAAAAGAACCGTTGAAAAATGGGAACAAAGCCAACGCAAACCAACAGATGCAGCAAGAGCGTATTTAACTGTTATTGCTCGTGATCCCCAAGCTGTTAGAGCGGCTCTAAGTAGAAGCTCAGCTTCAGTGCATTCCCGCGCTTCGACTAAAAGAACTCATCATAAGGCGAAAACATAA